The following DNA comes from Anaerolineae bacterium.
GTAGTGCTGGTGCGCGGTGGCCGCGTCAAGGACCTGCCTGGTGTGCGCTATCATATCGTGCGCGGTGCCCTGGATGCCGCCGGCGTCGAGAACCGCCGGCGCGGCCGCTCCAAGTACGGCGCCAAACGCCCTAAGTAATCATCGTCAAAATCTGACGAGCTAACATTGTACTTCGGACGGAACGGTTAGGAGTGGGAAATGCCAAGACGCAATCGTCCTGAGCGACGTGAGATTCCGCCTGACGTCAAATACAACAGCGTCATGGTTGCCAAGTTCATCAACAGGGTCATGCAGCGCGGCAAGAAAAGTCTGGCGGAACGCATTGTCTACCAGGCCATGGATATCATCGCCCAGCGCACCGGCAAGCCGGCGCTGGAAGTGTTCGAGCGCGCCGTGCGCGAGGTGATGCCCGTGGTCGAAGTGCGGCCCCGGCGCGTCGGCGGCGCCACCTACCAGGTGCCAGTCGAGGTCGAGCCGCATCGCAGTATGGCTCTGGCTATGCGCTGGATCATTCAGTCTGCACGAAAGCGGCCGGGCAAGACGATGGCCGAGAAGCTTGCCAACGAGTTACTCGATGCCTATAACGGCACGGGTGCGTCCATTAAAAAGAAAGAAGATACGCACAAGATGGCAGAGGCCAACCGCGCCTTTGCTCACTACCGCTGGTAGCTCGTAGCTAGCTCTTCGGTTGTCGTGTCGGCCGCGTCGTCGTTGAGGACTTTGTCGATGGGAGCTGACTATGCCGCGCGACGTACCTCTGGATCGAGTGCGCAATATCGGGGTCATTGCGCACATCGATGCGGGCAAGACCACGACAACCGAATTGATGCTGTACTACACCGGACGGACCCATCGCATCGGCTACGTTGACGAAGGGACCACCGTCACGGATTGGATGGAGCAGGAGCGCGAGCGGGGGATTACCATCACCGCCGCGACCATCACCTGCTTCTGGCGTGGGCATCAGATTAACATCATTGATACCCCTGGCCATATTGAT
Coding sequences within:
- the rpsG gene encoding 30S ribosomal protein S7, with protein sequence MPRRNRPERREIPPDVKYNSVMVAKFINRVMQRGKKSLAERIVYQAMDIIAQRTGKPALEVFERAVREVMPVVEVRPRRVGGATYQVPVEVEPHRSMALAMRWIIQSARKRPGKTMAEKLANELLDAYNGTGASIKKKEDTHKMAEANRAFAHYRW